Proteins co-encoded in one Salarias fasciatus chromosome 4, fSalaFa1.1, whole genome shotgun sequence genomic window:
- the LOC115387609 gene encoding LOW QUALITY PROTEIN: actin-related protein 2/3 complex subunit 1A (The sequence of the model RefSeq protein was modified relative to this genomic sequence to represent the inferred CDS: inserted 2 bases in 2 codons) encodes MSLYSFGLEPLSCHAWNKDRSQIAVSHNNNVAIVYEKKGKEWVKIHELADHSGRITGIDWAPESNRIVTCASDRNAYVWTLKDDVWKPTLVLVRINRAATCVKWSPLENKFALGSGARIISVCYFEKENDWWLSKHIKKSVRSTVLSLDWHPNNILLAAGSADLHCRVFSAYIKDIEEKPGPTAWGAKMPXGELMLEHKDCGGWXHDVSFSPSGDQLAWVSHNSSVAVAARRAGQEVTQLTTDRLPLLSVLYVSPTDIVAAGHNCCPYQYTYKGPGCLEFVKKMDVPKQTSKGSMSAMQHFRNLDKKATEEEDNELDTRHQNSITQLRVVSGTKISGKYSSVGLDGAMVIWDFKH; translated from the exons ATGTCGCTGTACAGTTTCGGCCTGGAGCCGCTCTCCTGCCACGCCTGGAACAAAGACAGGAGCC agatCGCTGTGAGCCACAACAACAATGTGGCCATCGTGTACGAGAAGAAGGGCAAGGAGTGGGTGAAGATCCACGAGCTGGCCGATCACAGCGGGAGAATCACAG GCATCGACTGGGCTCCAGAGTCCAACCGCATCGTGACGTGCGCGTCGGACCGCAACGCCTACGTGTGGACCCTGAAGGACGACGTGTGGAAGCccaccctggtcctggtgcGCATCAACCGTGCCGCCACCTGCGTGAAGTGGTCTCCGCTGGAGAACAAGTTCGCCCTGGGGAGCGGAGCTCGGATCATCTCCGTCTGCTACTTCGAGAAGGAGAACGACTG GTGGCTCAGTAAACACATCAAGAAGTCTGTCCGCTCCACTGTTCTGAGTCTGGACTGGCATCCCAACAACATCCTGCTGGCAGCCGGCTCCGCAGACCTGCACTGCAG GGTTTTCTCTGCCTACATTAAGGACATCGAGGAGAAGCCTGGACCCACCGCCTGGGGCGCCAAGATGC TTGGCGAGCTGATGCTGGAACATAAGGACTGTGGAGGCT TGCATGACGTCTCCTTCTCCCCCAGTGGAGACCAGCTGGCCTGGGTGTCCCACAACAGCAGCGTCGCCGTGGCCGCCCGCCGCGCAGGGCAAGA ggtgACCCAGCTGACCACGGACCGCCTGCCCCTGCTCAGCGTCCTCTACGTCAGCCCCACCGACATCGTGGCTGCG GGACACAACTGCTGCCCCTACCAGTACACCTACAAGGGTCCGGGCTGCCTGGAGTTCGTGAAGAAGATGGACGTCCCCAAGCAGACCTCCAAGGGCAGCATGTCGGCCATGCAGCACTTCCGCAACCTGGACAAGAAggccacggaggaggaggacaacgAGCTGGACACCCGGCACCAGAACAGCATCAC